From the Lolium rigidum isolate FL_2022 chromosome 2, APGP_CSIRO_Lrig_0.1, whole genome shotgun sequence genome, one window contains:
- the LOC124686588 gene encoding thaumatin-like pathogenesis-related protein 4 isoform X1, with protein MATSSSALILLLVVSFAASASATSFSITNQSPREKQGFTVWPAARPVGGGRQLNSGETWNLDIPAGTHTATIWGRTGCSFKGNSDCCATADYVGALFCTLSRQPPLTLVEFTLGGKFDSYDISVIDGFNIGMGFSYSTGVALQCRDSHCPDAYQQPNDVKTKTCRGNRSFRIVFCP; from the exons ATGGCTACCTCCTCGTCGGCGCTCATTCTCCTGCTGGTTGTGTCATTCGCCGCCAGCGCCAGCGCGACGTCCTTCAGCATCACCAACCAATCACCACGGGAAAAACAGGG CTTCACcgtgtggccggcggcgaggccggTGGGCGGCGGTAGGCAGCTCAACAGCGGCGAGACGTGGAACCTTGACATCCCGGCGGGCACCCACACGGCCACCATCTGGGGCCGCACGGGCTGCAGCTTCAAAGGAAACTCCGACTGCTGCGCAACAGCCGACTATGTCGGCGCACTGTTCTGCACCCTGTCTAGACAGCCTCCGCTGACGCTGGTGGAGTTCACCCTCGGCGGCAAGTTTGATTCTTATGATATCTCCGTGATCGACGGGTTCAACATCGGCATGGGCTTCTCCTACAGTACCGGCGTCGCGCTGCAGTGCCGGGACTCTCACTGCCCCGACGCATACCAGCAGCCCAACGACGTCAAGACCAAAACCTGCAGGGGCAACAGGAGCTTCCGGATCGTCTTCTGCCCATGA
- the LOC124691846 gene encoding protein RRC1-like isoform X1, with protein MSSKKVPFNRHKEKEEARRKREEDEAARVYLEFAQSFEGESTSASKFVRGGVIDPNAKLRADSQGGKSKDRESVTKKGSRYVPSFLPPTFGREPEKKKEDVRPKEKEKGKPRAIDTVMEELRLEKELREKRNQERGSRHGEASVHPSRFDELPDEFDPTGRLPGSFDDGDPQTTNLYVGNLSPKVDENFLLRTFGRFGPIASVKIMWPRTEEERKRQRHCGFVAFMNRAEGQAAKDEMQGVVVYDYELKIGWGKSVALPSQALPAPPPGHMAIRSKEGSTVIISGPGGPPVASVTPQTSELVLTPNVPDIMVAPPEDSHLRHVIDTMALHVLDGGCAFEQAVMERGRGKSLFSFLFDLKSKEHTYYVWRLYSFAQGDTLQRWRTEPFIMITGSGRWVPPTLPSTRSPDREKESTFAAGRSRRVEVERTLTDTQRDEFEDMLRALTLERTQIKAAMGFALDNADAAGEIVEVLAESLTLKETPIPTKVARLMLVSDILHNSSAPVKNASAFRTKFEAAIPDVIESFNDLYRSITGRITAEALKERVLKVLQVWADWFLFSDAYLNGLKATFLRSGNSGVTLFHSLCGDAPEIEKKTNPWDDKNGFRFDEDGALATGKAAAMKELLGLPFAELERRCRHNGLSLCGGKEMMVARLLSLEEAEKEQVYQRDGHMKHVQGDPHRTGREDIGLNTHSVLKLGEGTGKADSDMLGLSRHGMETGQRLSRDSASAEPEQVPSKKQKADPILPASKWNREDDSDDYDDRKDGQGLGLSYSSGSDNAGDSGKADTTEISTDHLIHHPDTIVDEEHRQKLRQVEIAVMQYRESLEEKGLQNMEEIEVKVASHRRRLQSEYGLSSSIDGANNRRSSERISLERKERTNDARGSSRKRPHSPTRSHSPSKKSSVDRDREYTRNRGRLHVSDVGRDRAREKSSSRGKDDHYDRSRDREKDRRTGR; from the exons ATGAGTTCGAAGAAGGTTCCGTTCAATCGGcataaggagaaagaggaggcgaGGAGGAAG AGGGAGGAAGATGAAGCGGCACGCGTGTATTTGGAGTTTGCCCAGTCATTTGAGGGTGAAAGCACATCTGCCTCGAAGTTTGTCCGAGGGGGTGTGATTGATCCCAATGCCAAGCTGAGAGCTGATTCTCAAG GTGGAAAGTCCAAAGATAGGGAGTCTGTTACAAAGAAGGGCAGTAG GTATGTTCCATCTTTTTTGCCACCAACATTTGGGAGAGAGCCAGAGAAAAAG AAGGAAGATGTGCGgcctaaggaaaaggaaaaagggaAGCCACGGGCAATAGATACTGTCATGGAGGAACTCAGGTTGGAGAAAGAGCTTCGAGAAAAGCGTAATCAAGAACGTGGCAGCCGTCACGGTGAAGCCTCCGTG CACCCTAGCCGGTTTGATGAATTACCAGATGAATTTGATCCCACTGGGAGGTTACCAGGTTCATTTGATGACGGGGATCCGCAAaccacaaacttatatgttggcaATCTCTCCCCTAAG GTGGATGAGAATTTTCTTTTGAGGACATTTGGTCGGTTTGGACCTATTGCGAGCGTCAAGATCATGTGGCCTCGAACAGAAGAAGAACGCAAAAGGCAAAGACATTGTGGATTTGTTGCATTCATGAATAGAGCAGAAGGACAGGCAGCCAAGGATGAAATGCAAG GTGTTGTTGTGTACGACTATGAGCTGAAGATTGGGTGGGGGAAATCTGTTGCTCTTCCATCACAAGCACTGCCTGCTCCTCCTCCAGGACATATGGCAATCAGAAGCAAGGAG GGTAGTACTGTCATCATATCTGGTCCCGGAGGTCCACCTGTTGCATCTGTTACACCACAGACTTCAGAGCTG GTCCTTACTCCAAATGTTCCTGATATAATGGTCGCTCCACCAGAGGATTCACATCTTCGGCATGTGATTGACACGATGGCTCTGCATGTACTTGATGGTGGATGTGCTTTTGAACAAGCTGTAATGGAGAGAGGACGAGGAAAATCATTATTTAGCTTCTTGTTTGACCTTAAATCAAAAGAACACACATACTATGTTTGGCGGTTATACTCATTTGCCCAG GGCGATACTTTACAACGATGGCGAACAGAACCGTTTATCATGATTACAGGAAGTGGAAG ATGGGTTCCACCTACTTTGCCATCCACCAGAAGCCCTGATCGTGAAAAGGAATCTACTTTTGCAGCTGGTAGAAGCAGG CGTGTTGAGGTGGAGCGTACATTGACTGATACACAGCGTGATGAATTTGAGGACATGCTACGTGCATTGACATTGGAGAGAACTCAGATAAAGGCAGCTATGGGATTTGCATTGGATAATGCTGATGCTGCTGGAGAG ATTGTTGAGGTTCTTGCAGAATCTTTGACACTCAAGGAGACACCTATCCCAACCAAGGTTGCACGGCTTATGCTAGTATCTGACATCCTTCATAATAGTAGTGCTCCAGTGAAGAATGCCTCTGCATTTCGAACTAAGTTTGAGGCTGCTATACCTGATGTCATTGAGAGCTTCAATGACTTGTATCGCAGTATCACAGGAAGGATCACTGCTGAAGCTCTGAAG GAGAGGGTGTTGAAAGTTCTACAAGTATGGGCTGActggttcctgttttctgatgcATATCTGAATGGGCTGAAAGCTACCTTTCTTAGATCAGGCAACTCTGGGGTCACCTTGTTTCACTCTCTATGTGGTGATGCACCTGAAATCGAAAAGAAAACTAACCCATGGGATGATAAGAACGGATTTAGGTTTGATGAAGATGGTGCCCTGGCGACAGGAAAGGCAGCGGCGATGAAGGAGCTGTTAGGGCTTCCATTTGCTGAACTGGAACGTCGTTGTAGACATAATGGCCTCTCACTATGTGGTGGTAAAGAGATGATGGTTGCCAGGCTGCTTAGCTTGGAGGAGGCTGAGAAGGAGCAAGTATATCAGAGGGACGGTCACATGAAACATGTACAAGGAGACCCTCACAGAACTGGAAGAGAGGATATTGGTTTGAATACTCATAGTGTTTTGAAACTTGGAGAAGGTACTGGTAAGGCTGACTCAGACATGCTGGGGCTCTCTCGTCATGGTATGGAAACAGGACAAAGACTCTCTAGAGATAGTGCATCTGCTGAACCTGAACAAGTTCCAAGTAAGAAGCAGAAAGCTGATCCCATCTTGCCAGCTTCTAAATGGAACCGAGAAGACGATAGTGACGACTATGATGATAGAAAGGACGGCCAGGGATTGGGATTAAGCTATTCATCTGGAAGTGATAATGCTGGTGATTCCGGGAAAGCTGACACAACAGAAATCAGTACAGATCACTTAATTCATCATCCAGATACAATTGTTGATGAAGAGCATAG GCAGAAGCTGAGGCAGGTTGAGATTGCTGTAATGCAGTACCGtgaatctcttgaggagaagGGTTTGCAGAATATGGAGGAGATTGAGGTGAAGGTTGCTAGCCACCGTAGGCGTCTTCAGTCTGAATATGGTTTGTCTTCTTCAATAGATGGTGCAAACAACAGGCGATCTTCTG AGAGAATATCACTCGAGCGGAAAGAAAGGACCAATGATGCACGTGGTTCTTCCAGGAAGCGGCCTCACAGCCCAACTAGGAGCCATAGTCCTTCAAAGAAGTCGTCTGTGGATAGAGATCGAGAGTACACTCGCAATAGAGGAAGACTGCATGTCAGTGATGTTGGGAGGGACAGGGCACGTGAAAAAAGTTCAAGCCGAGGGAAGGATGATCACTACGATAGGAGCAGAGACCGGGAAAAGGATAGGAGAACGGGAAGGTGA
- the LOC124691846 gene encoding protein RRC1-like isoform X2 codes for MEELRLEKELREKRNQERGSRHGEASVHPSRFDELPDEFDPTGRLPGSFDDGDPQTTNLYVGNLSPKVDENFLLRTFGRFGPIASVKIMWPRTEEERKRQRHCGFVAFMNRAEGQAAKDEMQGVVVYDYELKIGWGKSVALPSQALPAPPPGHMAIRSKEGSTVIISGPGGPPVASVTPQTSELVLTPNVPDIMVAPPEDSHLRHVIDTMALHVLDGGCAFEQAVMERGRGKSLFSFLFDLKSKEHTYYVWRLYSFAQGDTLQRWRTEPFIMITGSGRWVPPTLPSTRSPDREKESTFAAGRSRRVEVERTLTDTQRDEFEDMLRALTLERTQIKAAMGFALDNADAAGEIVEVLAESLTLKETPIPTKVARLMLVSDILHNSSAPVKNASAFRTKFEAAIPDVIESFNDLYRSITGRITAEALKERVLKVLQVWADWFLFSDAYLNGLKATFLRSGNSGVTLFHSLCGDAPEIEKKTNPWDDKNGFRFDEDGALATGKAAAMKELLGLPFAELERRCRHNGLSLCGGKEMMVARLLSLEEAEKEQVYQRDGHMKHVQGDPHRTGREDIGLNTHSVLKLGEGTGKADSDMLGLSRHGMETGQRLSRDSASAEPEQVPSKKQKADPILPASKWNREDDSDDYDDRKDGQGLGLSYSSGSDNAGDSGKADTTEISTDHLIHHPDTIVDEEHRQKLRQVEIAVMQYRESLEEKGLQNMEEIEVKVASHRRRLQSEYGLSSSIDGANNRRSSERISLERKERTNDARGSSRKRPHSPTRSHSPSKKSSVDRDREYTRNRGRLHVSDVGRDRAREKSSSRGKDDHYDRSRDREKDRRTGR; via the exons ATGGAGGAACTCAGGTTGGAGAAAGAGCTTCGAGAAAAGCGTAATCAAGAACGTGGCAGCCGTCACGGTGAAGCCTCCGTG CACCCTAGCCGGTTTGATGAATTACCAGATGAATTTGATCCCACTGGGAGGTTACCAGGTTCATTTGATGACGGGGATCCGCAAaccacaaacttatatgttggcaATCTCTCCCCTAAG GTGGATGAGAATTTTCTTTTGAGGACATTTGGTCGGTTTGGACCTATTGCGAGCGTCAAGATCATGTGGCCTCGAACAGAAGAAGAACGCAAAAGGCAAAGACATTGTGGATTTGTTGCATTCATGAATAGAGCAGAAGGACAGGCAGCCAAGGATGAAATGCAAG GTGTTGTTGTGTACGACTATGAGCTGAAGATTGGGTGGGGGAAATCTGTTGCTCTTCCATCACAAGCACTGCCTGCTCCTCCTCCAGGACATATGGCAATCAGAAGCAAGGAG GGTAGTACTGTCATCATATCTGGTCCCGGAGGTCCACCTGTTGCATCTGTTACACCACAGACTTCAGAGCTG GTCCTTACTCCAAATGTTCCTGATATAATGGTCGCTCCACCAGAGGATTCACATCTTCGGCATGTGATTGACACGATGGCTCTGCATGTACTTGATGGTGGATGTGCTTTTGAACAAGCTGTAATGGAGAGAGGACGAGGAAAATCATTATTTAGCTTCTTGTTTGACCTTAAATCAAAAGAACACACATACTATGTTTGGCGGTTATACTCATTTGCCCAG GGCGATACTTTACAACGATGGCGAACAGAACCGTTTATCATGATTACAGGAAGTGGAAG ATGGGTTCCACCTACTTTGCCATCCACCAGAAGCCCTGATCGTGAAAAGGAATCTACTTTTGCAGCTGGTAGAAGCAGG CGTGTTGAGGTGGAGCGTACATTGACTGATACACAGCGTGATGAATTTGAGGACATGCTACGTGCATTGACATTGGAGAGAACTCAGATAAAGGCAGCTATGGGATTTGCATTGGATAATGCTGATGCTGCTGGAGAG ATTGTTGAGGTTCTTGCAGAATCTTTGACACTCAAGGAGACACCTATCCCAACCAAGGTTGCACGGCTTATGCTAGTATCTGACATCCTTCATAATAGTAGTGCTCCAGTGAAGAATGCCTCTGCATTTCGAACTAAGTTTGAGGCTGCTATACCTGATGTCATTGAGAGCTTCAATGACTTGTATCGCAGTATCACAGGAAGGATCACTGCTGAAGCTCTGAAG GAGAGGGTGTTGAAAGTTCTACAAGTATGGGCTGActggttcctgttttctgatgcATATCTGAATGGGCTGAAAGCTACCTTTCTTAGATCAGGCAACTCTGGGGTCACCTTGTTTCACTCTCTATGTGGTGATGCACCTGAAATCGAAAAGAAAACTAACCCATGGGATGATAAGAACGGATTTAGGTTTGATGAAGATGGTGCCCTGGCGACAGGAAAGGCAGCGGCGATGAAGGAGCTGTTAGGGCTTCCATTTGCTGAACTGGAACGTCGTTGTAGACATAATGGCCTCTCACTATGTGGTGGTAAAGAGATGATGGTTGCCAGGCTGCTTAGCTTGGAGGAGGCTGAGAAGGAGCAAGTATATCAGAGGGACGGTCACATGAAACATGTACAAGGAGACCCTCACAGAACTGGAAGAGAGGATATTGGTTTGAATACTCATAGTGTTTTGAAACTTGGAGAAGGTACTGGTAAGGCTGACTCAGACATGCTGGGGCTCTCTCGTCATGGTATGGAAACAGGACAAAGACTCTCTAGAGATAGTGCATCTGCTGAACCTGAACAAGTTCCAAGTAAGAAGCAGAAAGCTGATCCCATCTTGCCAGCTTCTAAATGGAACCGAGAAGACGATAGTGACGACTATGATGATAGAAAGGACGGCCAGGGATTGGGATTAAGCTATTCATCTGGAAGTGATAATGCTGGTGATTCCGGGAAAGCTGACACAACAGAAATCAGTACAGATCACTTAATTCATCATCCAGATACAATTGTTGATGAAGAGCATAG GCAGAAGCTGAGGCAGGTTGAGATTGCTGTAATGCAGTACCGtgaatctcttgaggagaagGGTTTGCAGAATATGGAGGAGATTGAGGTGAAGGTTGCTAGCCACCGTAGGCGTCTTCAGTCTGAATATGGTTTGTCTTCTTCAATAGATGGTGCAAACAACAGGCGATCTTCTG AGAGAATATCACTCGAGCGGAAAGAAAGGACCAATGATGCACGTGGTTCTTCCAGGAAGCGGCCTCACAGCCCAACTAGGAGCCATAGTCCTTCAAAGAAGTCGTCTGTGGATAGAGATCGAGAGTACACTCGCAATAGAGGAAGACTGCATGTCAGTGATGTTGGGAGGGACAGGGCACGTGAAAAAAGTTCAAGCCGAGGGAAGGATGATCACTACGATAGGAGCAGAGACCGGGAAAAGGATAGGAGAACGGGAAGGTGA
- the LOC124686588 gene encoding thaumatin-like pathogenesis-related protein 4 isoform X2 has product MATSSSALILLLVVSFAASASATSFSITNQSSFTVWPAARPVGGGRQLNSGETWNLDIPAGTHTATIWGRTGCSFKGNSDCCATADYVGALFCTLSRQPPLTLVEFTLGGKFDSYDISVIDGFNIGMGFSYSTGVALQCRDSHCPDAYQQPNDVKTKTCRGNRSFRIVFCP; this is encoded by the exons ATGGCTACCTCCTCGTCGGCGCTCATTCTCCTGCTGGTTGTGTCATTCGCCGCCAGCGCCAGCGCGACGTCCTTCAGCATCACCAACCAAT CAAGCTTCACcgtgtggccggcggcgaggccggTGGGCGGCGGTAGGCAGCTCAACAGCGGCGAGACGTGGAACCTTGACATCCCGGCGGGCACCCACACGGCCACCATCTGGGGCCGCACGGGCTGCAGCTTCAAAGGAAACTCCGACTGCTGCGCAACAGCCGACTATGTCGGCGCACTGTTCTGCACCCTGTCTAGACAGCCTCCGCTGACGCTGGTGGAGTTCACCCTCGGCGGCAAGTTTGATTCTTATGATATCTCCGTGATCGACGGGTTCAACATCGGCATGGGCTTCTCCTACAGTACCGGCGTCGCGCTGCAGTGCCGGGACTCTCACTGCCCCGACGCATACCAGCAGCCCAACGACGTCAAGACCAAAACCTGCAGGGGCAACAGGAGCTTCCGGATCGTCTTCTGCCCATGA